The following are encoded in a window of Paenibacillus polymyxa genomic DNA:
- a CDS encoding Cof-type HAD-IIB family hydrolase has protein sequence MSDKKIIFFDIDGTLLDDDKKMPLTAEKAVFALKDLGHEVAIATGRAPFMFKDIREQLEIDSYVSFNGQYVVLRGEVVATNPLNREALQAMTDLALTHNHALVYMDHMDMKANIPNDELVERSVQTLKAKISVGYDPLYFQGRDIYQTLLMCTAEEEPFYEAVFKAFDFVRWHPSSVDVVPHSGSKAKGIREITSRLGIADQNQYAFGDGLNDVEMLTAIHNSVAMGNGCDEAKAAAKMVTKRADEDGILYGLQKLGLLS, from the coding sequence ATGTCAGACAAAAAAATTATCTTTTTTGATATCGACGGTACGTTACTGGACGATGACAAGAAAATGCCGTTAACGGCAGAAAAAGCCGTCTTTGCTTTGAAAGATCTGGGACATGAGGTGGCCATCGCAACAGGCCGTGCGCCTTTTATGTTTAAAGATATTCGCGAGCAGTTGGAAATTGACTCCTACGTCAGCTTTAATGGGCAATATGTCGTGCTTCGCGGGGAAGTGGTCGCTACCAATCCGCTGAACAGAGAAGCGTTGCAAGCGATGACCGACCTGGCTCTCACACATAATCATGCTCTCGTATATATGGATCATATGGATATGAAGGCCAATATCCCTAACGATGAGCTTGTGGAGAGATCGGTCCAAACGCTTAAGGCCAAGATTTCAGTTGGATACGATCCACTCTATTTCCAAGGAAGAGATATTTATCAGACGCTGTTGATGTGTACAGCAGAAGAAGAGCCTTTCTATGAAGCGGTATTCAAGGCGTTTGACTTTGTGCGCTGGCATCCGAGTTCTGTGGACGTTGTTCCTCATTCTGGCTCCAAAGCGAAGGGCATCCGCGAAATTACGTCCAGACTGGGCATTGCCGATCAAAATCAATACGCCTTTGGCGATGGCTTAAATGATGTGGAGATGCTGACAGCTATACATAACAGCGTCGCGATGGGCAACGGCTGTGATGAAGCCAAAGCCGCAGCTAAAATGGTCACAAAACGCGCAGATGAAGACGGTATTTTGTACGGACTGCAAAAACTTGGTTTGTTAAGCTAA
- a CDS encoding WXG100 family type VII secretion target: MTKIQVTPEQLDNVASQFANAHGTLYNQLNGLDSTMNRLHSQWDGMERNRFYNDYRTAKYTLSSVLNKVQSIEIELKSIASKFRNADGESTRGFWTALAAAMNASAALAGSGEAGDHGGEIAKPPKNIDEWDQADADKYHQYEELLKNAEAIGDKQVMQKIHDQMNVLQLQYEDSVTRTDYNTGETSKITSDSLVAVTELTGKDGSKTDISIDKKGNVVSYEQNTDKYDYWVQKHTQSAGEHALGKTAQTVTGYGIGLILSRGAGVSGAGSGIGSGAASGWGEHVVGIGGGMLSDKVLFSVPDEGETRTMIYRTNKETGHIENMVVVTKGENEMEYRYWEDYN; the protein is encoded by the coding sequence ATGACAAAAATCCAAGTCACACCGGAGCAGCTGGACAACGTGGCCTCCCAATTTGCCAATGCCCACGGCACACTGTATAACCAGTTAAACGGCCTGGATAGCACAATGAACCGCCTTCACAGCCAGTGGGATGGTATGGAGAGAAATCGTTTTTATAATGACTATCGTACGGCTAAATATACACTTTCTTCGGTATTAAATAAGGTTCAATCCATTGAAATTGAGCTGAAAAGCATCGCTTCGAAGTTTAGAAATGCGGATGGTGAAAGCACACGTGGCTTCTGGACAGCCCTAGCAGCGGCAATGAACGCTAGCGCAGCGCTGGCAGGCAGTGGAGAGGCTGGAGATCATGGTGGAGAAATTGCCAAGCCGCCCAAAAACATAGACGAATGGGATCAGGCAGACGCGGATAAATATCATCAATATGAGGAACTACTGAAAAACGCCGAGGCCATCGGCGACAAGCAGGTTATGCAGAAAATTCACGACCAGATGAATGTCCTGCAGCTGCAATATGAAGACTCGGTTACCCGTACAGATTACAATACAGGAGAGACCTCTAAGATCACATCCGATTCCCTTGTCGCTGTCACCGAACTGACAGGTAAAGACGGAAGCAAGACGGATATATCTATAGATAAAAAAGGGAATGTTGTGAGTTACGAGCAAAATACGGATAAATACGATTACTGGGTCCAAAAGCATACCCAATCCGCCGGAGAGCACGCTCTAGGTAAAACGGCCCAGACCGTCACCGGATATGGAATAGGTCTTATTTTGTCGCGCGGGGCTGGTGTTAGTGGAGCAGGTTCGGGCATCGGTTCTGGCGCAGCCTCCGGCTGGGGGGAACACGTCGTCGGCATTGGTGGCGGCATGCTCAGTGACAAAGTACTTTTCTCTGTACCCGATGAGGGCGAAACCCGTACCATGATCTACCGAACGAATAAAGAAACGGGACATATTGAAAATATGGTCGTTGTCACCAAAGGTGAGAATGAAATGGAGTATCGCTATTGGGAGGATTATAACTAG
- a CDS encoding tellurite resistance TerB family protein, translated as MSTFKNWLNTTKKGLGDQVKKFKNKDFMEAVVAGCALVAFADGTISPEEKTKMAGYINISEELKVFDMGEVINRFNHYVANFEFSPQIGKQEALKAIGKLNGKPEVGRLVVGVCSAIGAADGDFDANEQRIVAEICGALGLNPSEFSL; from the coding sequence ATGAGTACATTTAAAAATTGGCTGAATACAACTAAAAAAGGACTTGGAGACCAAGTTAAAAAATTTAAGAATAAAGATTTTATGGAAGCTGTTGTTGCAGGTTGTGCATTAGTAGCTTTTGCTGACGGTACGATTAGTCCAGAAGAGAAAACAAAAATGGCCGGATACATAAATATCAGTGAAGAATTGAAAGTGTTTGATATGGGTGAGGTCATTAACCGTTTCAATCACTATGTAGCGAACTTTGAATTTTCACCTCAAATCGGTAAACAGGAAGCACTGAAGGCGATTGGTAAATTGAATGGCAAGCCTGAAGTAGGCCGACTCGTCGTTGGCGTATGTAGCGCTATTGGCGCAGCTGATGGTGACTTTGATGCCAATGAGCAGCGAATTGTGGCTGAGATTTGCGGCGCGCTTGGTTTGAATCCGTCTGAATTTAGTCTGTAA
- a CDS encoding TerD family protein, whose translation MAVINLVKGQKVDLTKGNTGLTKVIAGLGWDPVQSKGFFGIKKQPNIDCDASAILLDANGKLTQSDNVVCFHNKKSPCGSVVHSGDNLTGQGDGDDEQIAIDLARIPANVDKVLVVVNIYDCVNRKQDFGMIEKAYIRILDGANSKELVTFNLSDNYEGLTALVCGELYRHNNEWKFAAIGEGTHAVHIDVLAQRYM comes from the coding sequence GTGGCTGTAATTAATCTGGTCAAGGGCCAGAAAGTTGATTTGACCAAAGGCAACACAGGACTAACCAAGGTTATAGCAGGATTGGGATGGGACCCTGTACAGTCCAAAGGATTTTTTGGTATCAAGAAGCAACCGAACATTGATTGTGATGCTTCTGCCATTTTGCTGGACGCCAACGGAAAACTGACTCAGTCAGATAACGTAGTGTGTTTCCACAATAAAAAAAGTCCATGCGGCTCTGTCGTGCATTCCGGTGATAATCTGACCGGACAAGGCGACGGTGATGATGAACAAATTGCGATTGACCTGGCACGTATTCCTGCCAATGTCGACAAAGTGCTTGTTGTTGTGAATATATATGATTGCGTAAACCGGAAACAGGATTTCGGCATGATCGAGAAGGCGTATATCCGCATTCTGGATGGTGCTAATTCCAAGGAACTGGTGACGTTTAATTTATCTGATAATTATGAGGGGCTGACCGCACTGGTCTGTGGAGAACTCTATCGTCATAACAACGAATGGAAGTTTGCTGCAATCGGTGAAGGAACCCATGCCGTACATATTGATGTGCTGGCTCAGCGTTATATGTAA
- a CDS encoding TerD family protein, producing the protein MAINLSKGQKIDLTKTNPGLSKIMVGLGWDTNKYDGGKDFDLDVSVFLANAEGKVESDKNFVFFNNPQNENGSVVHTGDNRTGDGDGDDEQIKIDLGSVPANVEKIAFTITIYEAQERSQNFGQVSRAYARIVNEANNEELIRFDLGEDFSIETGVVVGELYRHSGEWKFNAIGSGYQDGLAGLTRDYGLA; encoded by the coding sequence ATGGCAATTAACTTATCCAAAGGTCAAAAAATTGATTTGACGAAAACAAATCCAGGTTTGTCCAAAATTATGGTTGGACTCGGTTGGGACACAAACAAATACGATGGCGGTAAAGATTTTGACCTGGACGTATCCGTATTTTTGGCTAATGCGGAAGGTAAAGTAGAATCCGATAAGAACTTTGTCTTTTTTAATAACCCACAAAATGAGAACGGTTCTGTCGTTCATACAGGGGATAACCGCACAGGTGATGGCGACGGAGATGACGAGCAAATTAAAATTGATTTGGGTAGCGTGCCAGCTAACGTTGAAAAGATCGCTTTTACGATTACAATCTATGAAGCACAAGAACGCAGCCAAAACTTTGGACAAGTGTCCCGTGCTTATGCTCGTATCGTAAACGAAGCAAACAATGAAGAATTGATCCGCTTTGATCTGGGAGAAGATTTCTCGATCGAAACAGGCGTTGTTGTAGGCGAACTGTATCGTCATAGCGGTGAGTGGAAGTTCAATGCCATTGGTAGCGGCTACCAAGATGGTCTTGCAGGACTGACACGCGATTACGGTTTGGCATAA
- a CDS encoding TerD family protein, translating to MTISLSKGQRIDLTKTNPGLTRVVVGLGWDTNKYSGGADFDLDASAFLLYEDGKAKAADDFVFYNNPTGGAGSVTHTGDNRTGEGDGDDEQIIVDFSKIPANIHRIGITVTIYDYEARAQNFGQVSNAFVRVVDAATDREVLRYDLGEDFSTETAVVFCEFYRQNADWKFQAIGSGFAGGLGALAKNYGLDAQ from the coding sequence ATGACCATTAGCCTTTCCAAAGGACAACGTATTGATCTGACCAAAACGAATCCCGGCTTGACTCGTGTCGTTGTAGGTCTTGGATGGGATACGAATAAATACAGTGGTGGCGCAGACTTTGACCTGGATGCTTCGGCTTTCCTACTTTATGAAGACGGTAAAGCTAAAGCAGCGGATGATTTTGTATTTTACAACAACCCGACAGGCGGAGCAGGATCGGTTACTCATACGGGCGATAACCGCACAGGTGAGGGCGATGGGGATGACGAGCAAATCATCGTTGATTTCTCGAAGATTCCTGCGAACATCCACCGTATCGGGATCACGGTTACCATTTATGATTACGAGGCTCGCGCGCAAAACTTTGGTCAAGTGTCCAATGCTTTTGTACGTGTGGTAGATGCGGCAACAGATCGTGAAGTGCTGCGCTACGATTTGGGAGAAGATTTTTCCACCGAAACGGCCGTCGTATTCTGTGAATTTTACCGTCAGAATGCGGACTGGAAATTCCAGGCTATCGGTAGTGGCTTTGCTGGTGGATTGGGTGCGCTTGCTAAAAACT